A stretch of DNA from Schizosaccharomyces osmophilus chromosome 2, complete sequence:
CGAACTCATCAAACTCATCATGTCTTTTATGAGCACCCGCTGGATGATGAGAAGAACGATAGCTTCGTGAACTACTGCGGCCTGCATAGGGACGCTCATGGGGGTCAGCCTCATGCCTGCTTTTATGGTGTCGACGTGGTGACCTTTCTCTCTCGTAGGATGATCTTTCGCGAATTTCTCTTCGTGGAAACCTTTGAGGTTCTCGTCTATGTCGCACTTTAGACCGTTCTCTAGTATCCCACTGTCGATCTTCTCTGGAAGTACGCTCTTCGGTTGGATGTAAAGAGCGATCAATCTCTTTTCTGGCTTCAGATTCCGAAACGTCTCTTTGGCTCTAGCTGATTTAGTACTTGTTGATCGTTTCAGCGAACTTACCCGAAGTTTAGAaagttcttctttcttttcctggATGAACTTTTCAGGAATCCCATAAGGATTCTGAGAAGCCGATAATATTAATAACCATAGCCCTTCCGTAAATTCAGGCGCCttgctttccaaaaaccCCGTGAGATTTATTTGAACTTTTTTAGGATCTAAAGCAGACTCATTATGGGAATCGGTGTTTTTCGATGCCTCAACAGCCTCTTCTAGCATGCTATACACGAAATCAATCACTACCTCATCTTCAAATCCTATAAGCTCGATTAACCGATTAGCTATCCAGGGCTTTAGTACCtcaatatttatttttttcatatccACCTTTCATATGAAGTTAGCATTTACTTTCTAGTCTTTGAAGGATGTTCAGGTTTGCCATCTGTATATGCACTCATACCTTTGTACCAAAGCTAGGTGGAAATCTCGTGTTTCGCATCAATTTCTTGTCAGCACTAGTATATAACGTTTCTTGTTCAGCACCAACGCCCTTAGAACAGTTAGTATATAAGGTTAAAATTCAGAACCTCCATACTTTGTAAAAACCACTCATTTCGAAATGATAATGTGTTTCTATATGTATTCTGatattataaaataaataaaaaccCTGAAAAGATGCTTTAATGTGTGAGAACTGTTGAAGTTCAATTCGTTAAATAATCGGGTTTTAAAATGGCTCTTACTATACACTCAACCAATACCTCGTTCATATAAACACTAGAAACGAGGGCGTTGCCGTTGTTTTCATGACTACATAAAATTTACAAACTTTCATTTACGACGTagacaattctttttctgtgaATGAGAAATTAGGTTTCTTACTAGCTATACATTTTCGCTTCAAGTACTGTATTATACCACCAGAAGTGTCgaatccaaatttttaaGTTCTACAAAGTTATGATGactatttaatttatttcttcttaGAGACACCAACAGTCTTACCACGGCGGCCAGTAGTCTTGGTATGTTGACCACGGACACGAAGGTCGAGAGCGTGACGAAGACCACGGTGAGTTTGGATCTTCTTAAGACGTTCAAGATCTTCACGGAGTTTACCCTCAACGTTGTTGGAGAGCAATTGGTGAGACTTGCCGTCGTTAATATCCTTTTGACGGTTAAGGAACCAAGTAGGGATCTTGAATTGAGTAGGGTTTTGAACGATGGTAACAAGACGCTCCAACTCTTCAGTGGTAAGTTCACCAGCACGCTTAGACATGTCTACATCAGCCTTCTTGCAGACGATGTTGGCGTAACGACGACCGACACCCTTGATTTGAGTCATGGCGTACATGACCTTATGCTTGCCGTCAACATTGGTGTTGAGAAGACGGAGAATGTGTTGAAACTACACAGATTAGTACAGctcatttgttttatttcatttactTACGTTCTCGGGTGGAACAAGAGACATGTTGTGATACCGGCTAATGCGCTGTGGGTAAAGTTTTACACGGAAGGATGTTTGTGTTGTCAAGTTGTGACTGTTTCTTTCCACTAAGAATCGTAGAGCTCTGGCCACGGTTTTAACAGTATATGAAAAATCGATTGTATAATATAATAGTAAGATTAATACTGTAGGCCGAGACTTTGTCGATCGTGCTTTTTATATACTTATTTTAAGATTCGGTTTTTGTACGTCTTATTCTAtacattttttaataaatctTATCAAACGCATAAGGAGCATTTGTGAATAAAAACTAGATCTCAAAATTTCCGCAAAAAGTCGTACTGGTTCTTCATTAGGAAATGATTTCTATTTACAGAACTATTTGGAAATGTTgaacaaaatcttttaatCCAACTCAAATGCAGCCGATACGACGCCCATACAAAGAGCGTCAATCCATTCTGGCAAGTAAACTTCATTTAGACTGGAACACATGCGCATACTAGGACGATGTTCACCTTCCTCAAATTTCGAGGGATAGTGCCCTATAGCATCGAGACCAACAAAATCGAAAAAGATTGGTTCATCGACATAGCTCATATTAAAGGAATACGAATTGATACCGTAGGCGCTCACTTCACGGATATGGTGTCTACGCACATATTTTGGTAGTTCCGGCAAAGACCAAGATATTAAGTCTGCATCAAAAGATAGAACTGTCCAGATCAAACCAGGATAATCAACTGTCACCGTAACATTAGCAACTCCATTTTCTACCACCTTGTTTGAGAAAGACAAACGTGGTTTGTGTTCAAAGTTagattcttcatttaaGGGAATGCGATACGATCCAAGGAACTGACTGAAAGGATACACTGTATCCCAATCAGAATTCCAATCGTTAACTTCCGTTTTAACAGCTGGTTCCTCGGAGATTTTACTAGCCACGTTAGATACAAGTTTGTCAAATCCTGGAGCAGAATCAGCAGTGGCAATATGTAAAGAAAACTCATTTGATGTAATGTTTTCCATATGTTGAACGAAAACTCGTCGGGGATGTAAAGCATCATAGTAAGTGTCTTGTCCACCTAGAATGTAAGAGCTACTTAAAGCTACTAGTATAGACAATAGAAAACCAAACTTTATAAAGCAAGGAGAACGTATACGTTGGATCCATGGCGAAAGGAGAGGGAAGctaataaagaaacagcAAGTGCAAATAGTACTAATAATATTATCGGCAACCTTTTCGATTCCAATACGGCCAGTGAGAGGTACAAAGATATCAAGCATTGTAATACTGGCTTCAAGACCAACAGTCAAAGACCCAATTGATCCAATTACGTAACTCAAAAGGTGAACTTCTTTCTGTTTcctaaaaacaaagtcgTTAATTACAAGGGCGAGGATCATGAAAAAGTCTATAAGCGTAGCAAGATAAGCGGAGGGCAATGGAATGAATgtcatcaaagaaaataccaAGATGGTGGCTTTAAAGGTTTGATACTCtgatttcttgtttatcCAAGAGGAAGATATGATAGAAGCAATAATCACAGgcaaataaattaataaagGCCAATTCTCGTTACGGAACCAACTCATCCCTTTGTTTAGGACATTGCCAAATACGTACGCCCAAATGTTGGGGAAAAGGAATGCGCTAAACACCGTAAGAAGCTGGAACAAAAAGGGTAAAACTATAGAATCAGATCCCCTTATAGCAAGATAAATTCCCAACCCACCTACAGCAGCATTCAAAATTCGACCAGTCGTGCTTGAATacatgaagaaaagccGGTTGAAAATCGAAAAGTAAACGGTATCAGAAGTAGCCAGATTGTTCATGTTAGCTTCGTGTGACGTTAAGTATTGGAGAATAGCAAGAATGTTTCCGCCAAACTGTTGAGCAGTACCAGGGCTGATATAGAGGGCTCTATCCTTCTTTGTATGGTACAGGTAGCTGTTTTGAACAACTGCCATATCTAATCCAGTAAGATTTCCGTATTGGACAAATTGGCGAAAGTCTGTGTCACTTATGATAATGCCAGTACGAAAAACATCATCAGCTAAAACAGTAGCAAACGGACGTGGCACATGAGAGTATGCTTTAATCATTTCATCACTTGTAGCTTGAAACAGTATTTCTGCACCGGTAGTTCCACAAGCCTCGAGATTGACGACGTATTTCACGGAGTCCTTAAGGACGCTTTGAGTGATAAACATATGAGAAGCATCCTGCAAAGATTCTTCAGCATCGTTAAAGAGGAAAACGACCGAGTTTGTCAAAGGCGTGGGCTGAGAGGAAAGAATACGCaggttttccaaaaggaTACCCACGGCTAGGGCATCATCGGTAGCGCCAGGACTAGGTAAAGTAGAATCAATGTGAGCATTGACTAAAACGGCTTCCTCTTTGGAAGCATCAGTTCCGTTACTGAGACGAACAGCGATATTCTTCAAACCGTGGTACTTTTTTATCACATATTTGTtcataaaatcaaaaagatgaGCACCATCGCCTGACTCATAGTaaacttcaatttcatGAGTGTTTGAGAGAGGACTATTCTCCAAATTCTTCTGGATGGCTAAAACCTCGTCCATGATATATCGACGAGCGCGATCCTGTTCAACTGTACCAAGAATTCGATAACCTATATTTTCAGAAAGCTCCTTCACATGTCTCATTATTGCTTTCTCTGATAGTTGAGGAGTACCGTCAGGCTTGTAAAGACTGTCGACTGGGGATATTAAGGAATTGTGAAAGTAGGACACAATCTGAGTCATGAGCACTATTAgtgcaaacaaaaatagaGAGGAGACTCCATGTTTCCTCAATACTTGGCAACCGCGGGATGGCGAAGTCATAATGACccaaaaagtaagaaatgcaaaaaatgtttacaaaggaaaaaacacCAAAGAGATAAACCAGAAAATAGGTATCAatagaatgaaaaaatgaaaaccaaCTGTTAAGTCTTTAATCTGAGCTTCAATAATTCAACCGCAGAGAATATTGAACGGGTAAAGTACAATATTGACGAAATAATCCCGAACCCGTtatttgaacaaaaaaatttagcaGATGAAACAAGAGTAAATTATTACAAGATCAGAAGCTCCttaaattcaaaacatgCGATGATCGCAGTTGCTTTCCAGTATAGGTAAGTTATAAGAGTAGCTTTGGATTAGACATGAGATATGACGGAGTATGACCAGTGATAAAACTAGTCCGCCCATCAAGCTAGAGCTTCCAGTCATACagcaagtaaaaaaaaaaaatacctACTGtttgtcttgttttttatttggtgAATTTTTATGACGTCGACCTTAGATTTGAGCATTTGGTCGCAAATTTACTTCTTGGACAAACAGTAAAGCAGGAAATACAAAGGTTCGTATGCCAAGTTTATTTATAATAGgaagaagcaaatcaaATTGGTTGCCGGATTCCCATTCggtaaaatgaaatgtgTAAAGGTAGCTGCTATGTATGTATTACCATTTTCAGCAGAGTGAAGagaaagtaaacaaaaacttgttgtttcttttcacaCTTCATACAGGACTACATTCATCATTCTACATCCATTAAACACTGCtgcattttttatttaaaaatatatgttTACTAACGTATGATTGTTGGGTTGCCCAAATTTTCTTAGCAATGCCTTGCGTTAAAACGGTAAACTTCCTTACTTTCGAtgcaaaaaagaacatgCAAATCCTTTCCTTCACCTTGCTTTCCACCTAAAGGAAAAGACGAGCGAACATGTCAGCCATTGGATCTTTGGTATTTTGCTCTGAATGCGGAAATCTTTTAGAAAGTACTACGGCACAATGGACGACCTGTGATCAATGTCAATCTGTTTATCCCTCTTCGcaatttgcaaatttgGCTGTCGAAACAAAGAGTGGACCCAATGCATTTCCTTCTGCTTTGAAATTAAAACATAGCATTGTCCAAGTGGATACACAAAAGGAGGAGGCTGCAACGGTACGTAGAATTGTGTTGGTTTCTCAtgcttttatgaaagaCACACACTGTGATATTTGTCATGTCTTTTTCGTAGAACTTGATGAATTCATGATCacttttcttgttcatcTAATCGAATACTAACATATATCTAGATTGACGAAAAGTGTCCTAAATGCGGTAACGATCAAATGACTTTCCATACCCTACAATTACGAAGTGCTGATGAAGGCTCCACTGTCTTTTATGAATGTCCTAGGTGTGGTTACAAGTTCAGCAcgaataattaaaaaaaaaaaacaagcagGTGCCTGTAATTTTGGTAACACGTCCGGCTCTTTATCCTCTAATCATATTTTCTCGAGCGTGATTATTGCCTTTGAAAAgtgataaaaaataaattgagGGAAAGggattcttttcttcattctaaggttttttttggtttggttCATCGCTTAAGCgtataatatatatttctttttttttttggattagGTCTGTCTTATTCACtacattttttaattccCTGGAGATGATCATTACCCTTGGATAAACGGCACTTAAATAATAGTTTTCCGAAATGGACTACTATATTGCATACCATAGAAAGCTTTTCCGTCCTTTACAGTCGTTCATTTCTCCCTTATAGTGGTCCTAGATATGCTTTCGTCAAATTCGTACACAGAATAGAAGGAATAATAGATGTTATAATTGTTTGGAATGCtgcttcatttttatattttttcatcGTAATTATCGACTAATATTTGTACTCTTCTAAACATTGACGAGTTTGTCTCTAATATCGTTTGCTTTGTTCACTCGAGAGAAGttattttggaaattaAAAAGCGACTCATCTTCATTTTAGCATAAATATGATTTCTATATGTATTAATTTCTCTATAATGTAACTTGTTGATCCAAGTGTAGGAATATCTTTTAGATGTAGCTGAAACAGAGCAGTACAAGCATTAGCAgatatttctttctatttattttacaaTACAAACAAGttcaaaaaggaatgtGACACCATAATTCACTTGAGGACCAAATGGTTCCTAACTTTTCTAGTATCAATGAAGTATGTAAAAGCCCGACATGCGACACTGTAAAAGTAGACTGCCATGGGTTtattcacaaaaaaaaccaaatttgTTTAGGACGCTCTTTGATACCAACTGCTAATGTCAACATTTTctacttcttttcttttgtttatttactataTGTCAAGTTTATAAACATCTGCCAAGATACAGAATGCACCATTAGCTTAAAGTGGTTAATGATATCACTAAGCTACACTATCCCGGCGAGAAAGGAGTCAAGCATGAAATAAGAGGAAATTGACGATCTGTATTCaataaagtaaaaatgGCTTCCGTAAAGTCAtttaaaaggaaatatcTGAAATTGAGAAAATCTTTTGATGTTGTCCTTCAGGAAACCGATGAAATTGAACAGAAAATAGCAGACATCTCACAAGTTTACCGTCGAATTTTGATGGAAAATACGtatgctttttttatttttctttagaagagatggaaaggaaaatatttaAGTATTTCTAGTCCTCTACTAACGCTGTTTGTAGGCATTTAACCGATTTACTTTTGGACATGAACAAGACAACATTGTCTACACCTCCAGCTAGTTCTCCCGGATCCCCGAATTGGCAAGCAAATGCTGTGCCTCGTATTGATTTTTTAGAAGATACGTCCGTTGCTTATAGTTTAGAAAAGCCAATCGCCAGTACCCATAAGTGGCTATCTGGCTTAACAGCCCACTCCAAGTCCAACAATTCACTCTTGTCAGTTGGGAGCTCAAATACCTTCTCTAAACCAACCCCAAGCTTGCCGGCTCAGTCATCCCCTGCACCAGCCTCTACACCCATCAATCCTAGCTCTTTATGGAAGCAAAAGCGGAAAAGAACAGCAGACTCACCGTCGGAGCGTCGTTCTAGAAAGAGATCATCTTAAACTAAATAtacgttttctttttgcaattAGAAGAGCATAGTACAGTTTGCATGTCCGATCTTTCTTACCGCATACtactattttatttataattagAACACAGGTGCTATATTCCTATATATTTATacacttttcttttctttactttttactCAACAAACTGTGTGTGCTATTTATGACTGCTCCGGGCTGACAATTTTTACTTGGTAAGAAAAGGGTATGAATAATCAGTCAATGGGAGGCTTCGTTGTCTTCATTTGTAACCATTTAGTCTTCTTTTCCCcgtaatttctttttctcttttgtaaCTTCACCGTTTAACTATCATCAAAGTGCAACGCCTATTCTATACGGCCTACATCCGtttctccttcaaaaatacAATACGAAGTTAGTTGATCACATGGAGAAATTACAGACAGTTTCGATGGAGTTGGGACCAGTCTGGGATACAAACTACTTATGACTACGGGTGGTCGTAAATCTAAATCAGTCTACCGGTTTCATTCTTGCTCATCAAGAGccaaaatcaataaaaaatttaaaacaCCTTTCATATTGAACAAACACCTATGGGTTTTCGCCAAAGAAGGGTAAACGAGCTAAATTTCAAATGAAGTCAATTAGTAGTAAAAGGAGTGCGAAAAcataattgaaaaaaaagggaaaaaaagaCCAATGTGGAGTACTTCATCGTTAAATTGACGCATATTAGACATGTTCACAGGTCATCCGGTTTATTCGGAAAGCTTTTCTGCAGCAAGTTTCTTGTAATACTCATCACGTTGCTTGAAGGCAGGCTTGTGGTAACCGTACCACCACACCAAGCCACCAGCGGTTCCTAAACCAAGAATCGTAGAAAAGTCAACGATAATTTGTCTGCAACAAATGTTAAAATCACCAGTCTAACCATCAAGGTCGCGTTTTTCTCTGAACATGACCAAATCAtaccttttgaaaagtcCAGTAACAGGTCCGACAGccataatgaaaaaaactGCAAAAGCTAAGCTTGAAATGAATTGGTAGAGAAGGGGGAGTTGGTAAGTTTACTATTAGCTACTATACGATATGTCTCCGCTAGTTGGAGACATAGTGAACTCGAAGGACCTCTGTAAACcatttggaaaacaaaacatatACTGTAGAGATGGAATCGAATCGTAGACTGAGTTGGTATCGTTTAGAAATttgatttcctttatttttttgccAGGGTTCCAAAATCCAATCCCAAACGTTGTTCTCCTGAGACCTCTGTGCTTGTGGTCAAGGACATCCTTGTTAAATATACACTGATTTCATGGATAAACTACTGATCGCTTTTACTGAGAATGAATGATTTATCCAAATTTTGTACGGGGTTGTTTATTACTAAATCATAGTGagagaaaatgaagtaCAGTGAAGTATGGTAAATAATATAAAGGGCCATGCACGAAATCGCTATTTGCAGAAACTGAATTAAGACCTTTTCAACGCGAATTCAATATATATGAActtgtttcattttcttttccttgacGAAGAAtcaatttatttgtttctttacttaCTCTGTGTATGAGATATTTACGGGAAACCCTTTCAATTTAAAACGCGTACCTTGGAAAGCGACGTACATTGAAGAACCAGACAAGAAAGCGAGTTTTCCCATCACGTATTCTGCCTGTTAAGGAAGGTTAAGTGCCTTCGGTCGAAAAAGTAGTCTCGTGACAAGTACTTGCGTTCATCTTTGTTACATTTGGGCGCATTTGAAAAACCTTTACATCTTCTCAGATTTACAATATGGAAACTATACTATACAATATTCTTCAGCACAATGGGTTTGACGGAATAACGAAAGCGGCTGAACGAATGTTTTTGGATGCAATCGACAAACGTATGAAAAAGCCATCTTTTGGAACCATTACTAACTGCGTCTACAGACATCAGGGCTTTATTTTACGAACTAGCAATCCACACACAACTTGGAAAACATAATGAACCTACTACTCAAGACGTTGCGCATTGGTTGAATTTGAATAATATACCTGTATCAAGCCTTCATAAAGAGTTGCATACAGTATACAAGCCATTATCACAAGAATTCATTGAAAATCTGGAAGAAACGATTCACAAGTCCGCTGATATACCGGATCGCTTTAAATCATCACTGGACTCTAGCATGATATCTCACTTGCTTGGGTCTTTGGCTGTTTCTCAAAACCGACCTAGTTATGTAGCAAACCATTTGCCCCCGTTTCCTGCCTCTCACACGTATTTAGCTAGCCCCGTGTACCCAGTAAGACCTACGTCTCCCAGACGGATACGAGAACTGGCTACGAAAGAATCTCGTTTAGCTGAAAATGCTTTGCGGAAGATTCTAGATGCCAATCAACCTCAGGTTCTGAATTCACCTCGACAAGCCGCTTTTGCAAAGGCGAGCCAAGATTTGGAGTTGGATAGCAAATCTTTTCACATTGTCAATTGGGAATCACAGAAATGGAATACTCCAAGATAAAATTTCTATTCAACCTCTAATCCAACTAATCCATTCAATGGTTGCACTTCCTCTAGACCACCTCGAATCCTATGCTTTATGTtagaaattttttcaaaaaggagGATTTGGACTTTACAAGCCGTTGTCTTTAGCATACTTTCGAAAAAACCGATGTACCGTTAAGCATACCACTTTGTTGCTGTCATCCTCTGCTTTCTCGCACATGTACTGTTTCATGCACATATATTGAAGACTAGTGGGTTGACTCTTGTTTTCCTGTGATTCGGCCCTTTTCGCCTCAGGAGTAGATCCCATGATAGAATTGGATAAATTTACCGTAAAGCTTATCCAATAATACTAAGTTTTCTCGTTAGCATGTTTTTGTAAtgaatgtttcttttatgttCCATATACGCGTTTCTGTCTGCAGTTGCAATACACGAAAACCAATCCACGCTGCTTTTCATACATCAATTCAACGAATAGGTAAACCTACCAAGGTGTTTTGAGGGAGCTAAATCCTTTTTCGAATAGCTATTCCTCAATGTATACCTAAGCTACTTGAATATTATGTTTGCTATAAACTCAGGCTGTTCTTACTGAGGTACCGTCATCTATGACATTCCTACTATAGTGTGCTATGTTCGAATTTGGTATTCTGTAGGAGATTGCTGGTCAAACCATACGAATACAGCAGATTGTAATAATACATACAATCTTCATGGAAAATCGACAGTCGAGCCATACTGCTAGGTAAGAAGCATCGAGTCCGTACCTTCTAACCGAAGTGCtagtgaagaagaacatCAAGAACCCAGTCATGAGGACAGCATGCACAGTACACCAAAACCAGAGAAGGTAGGATTCTCAGTATTATCCATTGGCTCTATCCTTGAAAACCCGCAAAGCCCCAAAAGTCCCGAGGGAGTTGAATCTCGTCAAAATGATATTAAATCTACTCATACAGAAGCAGTGCCAATGGCTACATCAACACCGACGTCGTCAGAGAATTCCTCCCCAACGGCTAGCAATCattcagaaaaaaagaccaaagtagaaaaagaagaggagaatcagaaagaaaatcaagaacACTTCCAGCAATTCGGTGGTACTGGAGAGCCAACAGCAACTCTTCCCTCCCATCCGGATGCAGCATTAAGTTCCTTAGCAATAGCAGGGTCCGCGCCATGGCCGTATTCAAGTCCAGCGTATGAAGATTCTCAGAATTTAGATGGTGAAAGTCAAATACCTTACGCATATCCACATATTCCTGTTCGACAATTTGTTTCCCCGCCCATAGACATTGACAATTCCGCCCTTGATGGCTTTCTGGAACGATGCGTATCATCGGAAAAGGAACCCGTTGGACAATTCGTCTATACTCCATGGTTTGAGTTGCCTTTAATGTACAATGCCATCGGAAAATTCATCCGAATAGAAATTGATGCGAAATGGTTGAATGCTGCGATTAATCCACGCCTAGGCAAACGTGAACTATGGGGAACGGATGTGTATACGGATGACTCAGATATAGTCACCATGTTGGCACATTGCGGGTACTTTTCTCTCTTCAAACCTTTAACGAAGATCGCTGTTGTGGACTTGTTTATTCTGCCGCCATTACTGGGTTACAAAGGAACTAGGAAAAACCAAATTGAAAGCAGAAGCTGGACTTCTCGACAAGATGGTTTAAGTATTAAAGTGAAAAACCAAGAGTGGAAGTCTCCCGAACCTTcggtttttgaaaatactATGCATAATATGACTTTAGAACAACGCTTACAAGCTCGACTTGAACTTTCCCGTTCCTCTGTCTTTAAGATATAATGTAAATGTactgaatatttttttgaattatttTTGAACGAACAATATACAAGTATTCAAGTTACACGGTTAGATTAGCATCGGTTGGACTTTCTACGCTTCCAAGCATTCAAAAACACTTTGCTAATTCCAACCCCAAAAAAGACCCTTTCCTTAACTTTAAGTCATTCTATTGTTTTCTAATTACATTTCTACCTATTGCCCAAAACATTTGATGTACCATCCGTCGTTTGTCCTATACTTTCTCCTAATGACAAAGTATAGGACAAACAAATCCGCATCTGCCTCTTTCAAAGCTTTGCGTAACAAGCCATCATGAAACAATGCATACCCTACTAAACAAAGCATAAAAGCAACTGATTCCCCAACTCCGCTGTTACTTGACGTGATACTTTCAGGCGTAAAACTGGTGTAAGCAAGACGGGAAATTAGTTTGCCAACATCTATAAATTGACATTGTTTCCcactctttttttgaagaaacgtTTTTACCCGCTACTCTTTGTGTTTGTACCCgataatttttgttttcaggAAACCCTACCCTAGGTTTATAGTGGACGACTTCTCTTCGCTGGGGCgaatttgctttctttAACCAATCTATTGGACAGTgaggaaagagaaagagcAAGTTTTACTTGTATCTGTTCTGTGCGATTTCAATTCGTTGCATTTCGGGACCAAATTTGGTTTCTAGTTGGCGATAAACAACTCAAAAGTTTCAAGGCTgataaattttgaaaaattgtttGTGTTCGCCGCAAACAAACGGTTTCACTGGCTTAGTTTCTATTTTCTCTAAAGCtagaaagaaatcattGAATTATTTCGGACCGAACAGGAGATTCTGAATATACTCTGCACTTAACCGCTCACTCTTGAGTAATTGTACTTTTCTTAGAATTTTGATTGTGAACGTAATAAAGAAGCCAtcatgttttctttataacATATTTCGctttctctctcttttaAAATTCTCTTATAACCCGATTTCTTGTTCTGCGTGTGTGCGTGtgtatttcctttttactTCACGAAAAACGCAGTTTTTTATTACGTACCTGTCCTAGAATTCGgtcttgttttattttaaaaaaagaaaaaattagctCTTCTTCCTAAGAACGAGCTCTGTTAGTTGTTTATTCGTTCAGCTTTGGCTGCTTATAGTTGTGCATTAGATTCTCTTTCAACTAAAGAATTGGTCgtgttttttattacatATAAATTTCAAGTACCCTGGTCTTTGACTCTTTAtatatctctttttcattggTTCGATACTCTTTTTGTGCATTTCTCGCATCCTTATTGCAATGACGGGGTTATTAAGCATTTTGTTGCATTGCAAGCCTTCTAACATTGACGAAACAAAGGTTTCTGCTCCAGAACCTCATTCGGTTCAATTCTGTATTCAGCATACTGATGAGCAATCTTCTGGAACCTCTCCTTTGCAGGAACGCGTCAAATTTGCCGTCTTGCCTACTCGAGTTGATGAAGGACAGTCCAGAAAGCCCTGCCCATACGGGAAATCTCCACCCCCAGTTATCAGCAAAAATCAGCTGCTAAACCGTCCTCAAAAATCATACGTTTGCGATGGTCATATTAAA
This window harbors:
- a CDS encoding Schizosaccharomyces specific protein, whose protein sequence is MGSTPEAKRAESQENKSQPTSLQYMCMKQYMCEKAEDDSNKVVCLTVHRFFRKIRGGLEEVQPLNGLVGLEVE
- the rxt3 gene encoding transcriptional regulatory protein Rxt3, coding for MENRQSSHTASEEEHQEPSHEDSMHSTPKPEKVGFSVLSIGSILENPQSPKSPEGVESRQNDIKSTHTEAVPMATSTPTSSENSSPTASNHSEKKTKVEKEEENQKENQEHFQQFGGTGEPTATLPSHPDAALSSLAIAGSAPWPYSSPAYEDSQNLDGESQIPYAYPHIPVRQFVSPPIDIDNSALDGFLERCVSSEKEPVGQFVYTPWFELPLMYNAIGKFIRIEIDAKWLNAAINPRLGKRELWGTDVYTDDSDIVTMLAHCGYFSLFKPLTKIAVVDLFILPPLLGYKGTRKNQIESRSWTSRQDGLSIKVKNQEWKSPEPSVFENTMHNMTLEQRLQARLELSRSSVFKI